The Salinispora tropica CNB-440 genome has a window encoding:
- a CDS encoding MaoC family dehydratase, translating to MTLRRVSDHEYVEEHGGDYEDFEPGMVIRHWPGRTLSEADNTWLTLLTMNQHPLHFDQHYAAGVEYGRVLVNSGITLCLIGGMTVQALSARAVANLGWDKVRLKEPVFVGDTLYATSRILHKRLSRSRPGNGIVTVETTGTKANGEQVIVFERSFLVRCRQAG from the coding sequence ATGACGCTACGCCGAGTCAGCGACCACGAGTACGTCGAAGAGCACGGCGGGGACTACGAGGACTTCGAACCCGGGATGGTTATCCGGCACTGGCCGGGCCGCACCCTCTCCGAGGCCGACAACACGTGGTTGACGCTGTTGACGATGAACCAGCACCCGCTGCACTTCGACCAGCACTACGCCGCCGGCGTCGAGTACGGCCGCGTACTGGTCAACAGCGGCATCACCCTGTGCCTGATCGGCGGGATGACCGTGCAGGCGCTCTCCGCCCGCGCGGTGGCCAATCTGGGCTGGGACAAGGTGCGTCTCAAGGAGCCCGTCTTCGTCGGGGACACCCTCTACGCGACGAGCCGAATCCTGCACAAGCGGCTGTCGCGGTCGCGTCCCGGCAACGGCATCGTGACGGTGGAGACGACGGGTACGAAAGCGAACGGGGAGCAGGTGATCGTCTTTGAGCGATCCTTCCTGGTTCGTTGCCGGCAAGCCGGCTGA